The following proteins are encoded in a genomic region of Planococcus lenghuensis:
- a CDS encoding ABC transporter ATP-binding protein codes for MEVLQTQNLTKKFGSVTALNNVSIQMNEGEVYGFIGPNGAGKSTTIRILLGMLRATDGNAKIFGKDVWKDAVNIHKRIAYVPGDVNLWPNLTGGEVIDLFLKLRGASGAGRQEELIQRFNLDPTKKCGTYSKGNRQKIALIAAFSSDADLFILDEPTSGLDPLMERIFQEYIVEARDRGKSVLLSSHILSEVEKLCDRIGIIRQGEIIETGSLKELRHLTRTNLLIETKKAIPSLGSIKGIHALKRNGQSVSFQVDMEELDEVLLYVSRYGITKLESAPPTLEDLFMRHYDNTGEPVRVGGGF; via the coding sequence ATGGAAGTTCTCCAGACACAAAACCTGACTAAAAAGTTCGGCAGTGTTACCGCATTGAACAACGTGAGCATTCAGATGAATGAAGGGGAAGTGTACGGATTTATCGGTCCAAACGGTGCAGGGAAATCGACGACCATCCGGATTCTGCTGGGCATGCTGAGAGCGACGGATGGAAACGCAAAAATTTTCGGCAAGGATGTCTGGAAAGACGCGGTGAATATTCATAAACGGATCGCTTATGTGCCGGGCGATGTGAATCTGTGGCCGAATCTGACGGGTGGAGAAGTCATTGACTTATTTCTGAAACTGCGTGGAGCGAGCGGTGCCGGTCGACAGGAAGAACTGATTCAGCGGTTTAACCTGGATCCGACGAAGAAATGCGGAACGTATTCAAAAGGGAACCGGCAAAAGATTGCACTGATCGCCGCTTTCTCATCCGATGCGGATTTGTTCATCCTGGATGAACCGACTTCCGGCTTGGATCCGCTCATGGAACGGATTTTCCAGGAGTATATAGTAGAAGCAAGGGACAGAGGCAAGAGTGTGCTGCTCTCCAGTCACATTCTATCTGAAGTCGAGAAATTATGTGACCGGATCGGCATCATCCGGCAAGGTGAAATCATCGAAACCGGTTCACTGAAAGAATTACGTCACTTGACCAGAACCAATTTGCTCATTGAGACGAAGAAAGCCATCCCTTCCTTGGGGAGTATCAAGGGAATCCATGCTTTGAAGCGGAACGGCCAATCGGTATCCTTCCAGGTGGATATGGAAGAACTGGATGAAGTGCTGCTATACGTGAGCCGATACGGGATTACGAAACTGGAGAGTGCACCTCCGACGCTTGAAGACTTGTTCATGCGGCATTATGACAACACGGGAGAACCGGTGCGGGTTGGAGGTGGCTTCTGA
- a CDS encoding ABC transporter permease: MNQLTAGTGRLTGMALRRVRLPVWLIAIAGFTWMIVWALTGLYGDDAERQAIAATMHNPAMVAMVGPGYGLDNYTLGALVAHQLLLFTAIAVGIMAILLTASHTRAEEEDGRTELVRALPVGRLSSLAATAIVLTAANVLLALLVGLSLYALGIVSIDLEGSLLYGAALGVTGLFFTALTALFAQLAESARGTVGLSLTVLIFAYLIRAVGDVSNETLSYLSPFGWVLRTEVYVNNYWLPVFIVTLAAAALFLLAFFLDGIRDLEAGFLPSRRGKKKASLFLQGPFGLAVRLQRTALIAWAVGMFILGLSYGSVLGDLESYFANNEMLETLLPPDSDFSLAEQFVSLLLVVMAMICTTPVLLVFLKLKGEEKKGRVSHVFSRAVSRGRQLGSYLGLAVAVSVLVQLLTVFGLWLAGKAVLTGTFELGSLVEAAVVYLPAMWVMTAVGALLLGIAPKWTGLAYLYLAYSFFVVYLGDLLQLPDWLAGLSPFDYVSRLPIEELDITNSFFLLLIATVLTGIGFYGYSRRDLME, encoded by the coding sequence ATGAACCAGTTAACAGCGGGAACAGGCAGACTTACAGGCATGGCGCTCCGCCGGGTCCGGCTGCCGGTCTGGCTTATCGCCATCGCTGGTTTTACGTGGATGATTGTGTGGGCATTGACGGGACTCTATGGAGATGATGCGGAGCGGCAGGCAATAGCGGCGACGATGCATAACCCGGCCATGGTTGCGATGGTCGGACCGGGATATGGACTTGATAATTACACGCTTGGCGCATTAGTGGCCCATCAGCTTTTGTTATTTACCGCCATCGCTGTCGGTATTATGGCGATTCTGCTGACAGCAAGCCACACGCGGGCCGAAGAAGAGGATGGCCGTACTGAGCTGGTCCGTGCACTTCCCGTGGGTCGGCTGTCGAGTCTGGCAGCAACTGCAATAGTGCTGACAGCAGCCAATGTCCTTCTGGCCCTGCTGGTGGGGCTGAGTCTGTATGCGCTGGGAATTGTAAGCATCGATTTAGAAGGTTCATTGCTCTATGGTGCAGCTTTAGGTGTGACCGGACTTTTTTTTACCGCGCTCACTGCACTGTTCGCTCAGCTGGCCGAAAGTGCGCGCGGCACAGTCGGGCTGTCTCTTACTGTTCTGATTTTTGCATACCTGATTCGGGCAGTTGGTGACGTGAGCAACGAGACCTTGTCATACCTGTCGCCATTCGGTTGGGTGTTGCGGACGGAAGTATATGTGAACAATTACTGGTTGCCGGTTTTCATTGTAACGCTAGCAGCAGCGGCCCTGTTTTTACTGGCATTCTTTCTGGATGGCATCCGGGACTTAGAAGCCGGTTTTCTGCCATCGCGCAGAGGTAAAAAGAAAGCTTCCCTCTTTCTGCAGGGACCGTTCGGCTTAGCTGTCCGGCTGCAGCGCACGGCGCTCATCGCCTGGGCGGTCGGCATGTTCATTCTGGGGCTCTCCTATGGTTCCGTGCTTGGTGATCTGGAATCATATTTTGCGAACAATGAAATGCTGGAAACGCTCCTGCCACCGGACAGCGATTTTTCGCTTGCAGAGCAGTTCGTATCACTCCTGCTGGTCGTGATGGCAATGATCTGCACGACGCCTGTCCTGCTGGTGTTTCTAAAGTTAAAGGGAGAAGAAAAAAAGGGGCGGGTCAGTCATGTGTTCAGCCGGGCAGTTTCCCGTGGCCGGCAACTCGGCAGCTATTTGGGGTTGGCAGTTGCAGTCAGTGTTCTTGTTCAGCTGTTAACCGTGTTTGGTCTGTGGCTGGCCGGAAAAGCGGTACTCACCGGAACTTTCGAATTGGGATCTCTAGTGGAAGCGGCAGTGGTTTATTTGCCTGCCATGTGGGTGATGACAGCCGTGGGTGCATTGCTGTTAGGCATTGCACCAAAATGGACAGGGCTGGCTTACCTGTACTTGGCGTATTCGTTTTTTGTTGTTTACCTCGGTGATTTGCTGCAGCTGCCGGACTGGCTCGCCGGTCTCTCGCCGTTCGACTATGTATCCCGGCTGCCGATCGAGGAATTGGATATCACGAATTCATTTTTTCTGCTGCTGATAGCAACGGTCTTAACGGGTATTGGTTTTTACGGCTATAGCCGACGGGACCTTATGGAATGA
- a CDS encoding ABC transporter ATP-binding protein, whose amino-acid sequence MAEFLQPAVDFRDVHYSIGDTPILKGVTGSFPDGKITTVVGPSGAGKSTLLKLCNGLISPDRGTIFIQETPIDRISPIRLRQIVGIALQDAPMIEGTVADNLAVPRKLKGEDLTAEEAETALADVGLLRDFLNRNSQELSGGQRQKVSIARTLVNRPDILLLDEITSSLDRTSQREIEELIRAINRKFGVTIIWITHNLDQALRIGDYTWVMMDGEVAESGEHVLEYPAAQRVQQFLKGGRA is encoded by the coding sequence ATGGCTGAATTCTTACAGCCGGCTGTCGATTTTCGGGATGTCCATTACTCGATTGGGGATACCCCCATCCTAAAAGGTGTTACGGGTTCATTTCCGGATGGGAAAATTACGACAGTGGTCGGGCCTTCGGGAGCGGGAAAATCCACGTTGCTGAAACTTTGCAATGGATTGATTTCACCAGACCGGGGAACAATTTTCATCCAGGAGACACCGATCGACCGGATCAGCCCAATCCGTTTACGCCAGATTGTCGGTATTGCCCTGCAGGATGCACCAATGATAGAAGGAACAGTGGCGGATAATCTTGCTGTACCCCGAAAACTCAAAGGAGAAGACCTGACAGCGGAAGAAGCAGAAACGGCACTTGCGGATGTTGGTCTTCTCCGCGACTTTCTGAATCGGAACAGTCAGGAACTGTCGGGCGGACAGCGGCAGAAAGTATCGATTGCCCGCACGTTGGTCAATCGTCCGGATATCCTGCTGCTGGATGAGATTACTTCCTCATTGGACCGGACCTCCCAGCGGGAAATCGAAGAATTGATCCGGGCCATCAACCGGAAATTTGGTGTGACGATCATCTGGATTACGCATAATCTGGATCAAGCGCTGCGAATTGGTGATTATACATGGGTCATGATGGATGGCGAAGTGGCGGAAAGCGGTGAACATGTACTGGAGTATCCGGCGGCACAGCGCGTACAGCAATTTTTGAAAGGGGGCAGAGCATGA
- a CDS encoding ABC transporter permease, with product MTYGTLALTLIFVLIPIVLSKTLNLGLERDAIIATVRSIVQLLAVGYLLEFVFEAENPIFILLMITLMIAAATHNVQRKGMVIPGITAKVALTFIVVEVLTQGILLGFDIIPATPQYIIPISGMVIGNSMVLAILFLNRFSSEVEGRRDEIELLLSLGGTPRQAIHRRLLQAIKASMIPTLESQKTMGLVQLPGMMSGQIIAGADPIEAVQFQLLIIFLIMTNAAVTSAMLGFLSYPALFNSRMQLTKEQSK from the coding sequence ATGACATACGGAACACTTGCCCTCACCTTAATTTTTGTTCTGATTCCCATCGTTTTATCTAAAACGCTGAATCTCGGACTCGAGCGGGATGCAATCATTGCGACAGTCCGGTCCATCGTTCAGCTGCTGGCTGTCGGATACTTGCTGGAATTCGTTTTTGAGGCAGAAAACCCGATCTTTATTTTACTGATGATCACCTTAATGATTGCGGCAGCGACGCATAATGTCCAGCGTAAAGGAATGGTGATTCCGGGCATCACGGCCAAGGTGGCGTTGACTTTCATCGTCGTGGAAGTGTTGACGCAGGGGATTTTGCTCGGCTTTGATATTATTCCGGCCACTCCACAATACATCATTCCGATCAGCGGTATGGTGATCGGTAACTCGATGGTGCTGGCGATCCTGTTCCTCAACCGGTTTTCTTCGGAAGTCGAGGGCCGCCGGGACGAGATTGAATTGTTGTTGTCGCTGGGCGGCACGCCTCGTCAGGCGATTCACAGACGGCTGCTGCAAGCCATTAAAGCAAGCATGATTCCAACGCTGGAAAGTCAGAAAACGATGGGGCTCGTCCAGCTGCCGGGTATGATGAGTGGGCAGATCATTGCGGGCGCTGATCCGATTGAAGCCGTCCAGTTTCAGTTGCTGATCATTTTCCTGATCATGACGAATGCGGCAGTGACGAGTGCGATGCTCGGGTTTCTGTCTTATCCGGCGCTATTCAATTCGCGCATGCAGCTGACCAAAGAGCAGAGCAAATAG
- a CDS encoding AIM24 family protein, with translation MGKYTIEEFVKQTKQDERENEFFELETPRVLEVNLTDQVWAKTGSMISYTGQIKFERERLLDHGVGQMFKKALTGEGASLMKARGQGRLYLADQGKKITIFELNGESITVNGNDLLAFEPGIEWDIRLMKRVAGMMAGGLFNVKLSGTGRVAITSHYEPLTLLVKPGEPVITDPNATVAWSENLTPDFRTDVSFRTFIGRGSGESIQMEFKGEGFVIVQPFEEVVMTGNSSS, from the coding sequence ATGGGCAAATATACAATCGAAGAATTTGTAAAGCAGACAAAGCAGGATGAGCGGGAAAATGAGTTTTTTGAACTTGAAACACCACGGGTGCTTGAAGTGAATCTGACTGATCAGGTATGGGCAAAGACAGGATCGATGATTTCCTATACCGGACAGATTAAATTCGAACGGGAACGGCTGCTGGATCACGGCGTGGGTCAGATGTTCAAAAAAGCGCTCACCGGTGAAGGGGCATCGCTCATGAAAGCACGTGGGCAGGGCCGCCTCTATTTAGCGGACCAAGGAAAGAAAATCACGATTTTCGAATTGAATGGTGAATCCATTACCGTCAATGGGAACGATTTACTGGCATTCGAGCCAGGCATTGAATGGGATATCCGGCTGATGAAACGGGTTGCGGGCATGATGGCGGGCGGTCTGTTCAACGTGAAACTGAGCGGAACAGGGCGCGTGGCGATCACAAGTCATTACGAACCGCTGACACTCCTGGTGAAACCCGGCGAACCGGTCATCACAGATCCGAATGCAACCGTAGCCTGGTCAGAGAACCTGACACCGGATTTCCGGACAGATGTCAGCTTCCGGACATTCATCGGACGGGGAAGCGGCGAATCGATTCAGATGGAATTTAAAGGGGAGGGTTTTGTTATCGTGCAGCCATTCGAAGAAGTGGTGATGACCGGAAACAGCAGTTCCTAA